The window GcgccccctcccccgccccAGCTCGTTCTGCGGTGCGGTCCCTGGCGAAGCTTCACCTCCCAGACGGACGGCGAGGCCCGAGTGACCCGCGTCCTGCGGGAGAAGTTCCCCCGCGCCTCCGCCATCAGGGTGGTGGACATCTCCGGTAAACCACAAGCTCCCCCTAACCCCTCGCACTGTGCCGTGCGCTCCGTCACGGCGGGGCTGAGCCTGGCCCGGACCGCGGCGGTGCCGGGGGCTTCCTggccgggcgggcggcggcagcgcTCTGCCGGGGGCCGCACCGCGGGGCTGCGCTTCCTTGCAGGAGGATGCGGTGCCATGTACGAGATCCACATCGAGTCGGAGGAGTTCAGGGAGAAGCGGACGGTGCAGCAGCACCAGATGGTTAACCAGGTGAGGGTGGCGAGCCGCGGGCTGCAACAGCTGATGCACGGCACTGGAGATGCACACCTGCGCGCAGCCAAGCATTGgcatgcacacagcagcagctggcgtGTGCACGCTCCTGTGGCACCACGTTTACACAGCATGGGCGTGCAGCATTTGGCACTCATGTTCTGTCACTGCTTAGTTTTGCATCCTGCTTGCATGTGTGTGCTGCAGCGCTGCACGCAGTCTGCTTGCATGCGCAGCACTTGCAGTTGACACAACACATGCTGCATTTGCACTTTAGCACTACATGCATACAGCACTTAATTAGGAGCTCCACTTTAGCACTTAATACTTGATTTAAAGCCACCCACTTTCACATTGCAGTGGGACTTAGTATTTGTGTTTGTCTCTTGCAGGCACTGAGTGAAGAGATCAAGAGCATGCATGGACTGCGCATCTTCACCTCCACCCCCAAGCCCTGATGCTGGGCTGAGCTCTGTGGTGGGAAGGGGGGGAATGGGAGGGGACTTGTGCAGCTGCCGGAGATCGACCCAGTCAATAAAGATGCTGGAGGCTGTGTGTGTGAAGAGGCTCTGGACCAGCCAGAACTGGGGGGCAGaagcaggatgctgctgcagctacCAG is drawn from Oxyura jamaicensis isolate SHBP4307 breed ruddy duck chromosome 22, BPBGC_Ojam_1.0, whole genome shotgun sequence and contains these coding sequences:
- the BOLA3 gene encoding bolA-like protein 3; this encodes MAAAAGLRLRGPLVLRCGPWRSFTSQTDGEARVTRVLREKFPRASAIRVVDISGGCGAMYEIHIESEEFREKRTVQQHQMVNQALSEEIKSMHGLRIFTSTPKP